CGATCCACCCTCCTTCGCGTCCCGGGAGAACCGGACCAGGGCCTCGGAAAGCCGTTGGGTGTGGTGGCGCAGATACCCCCCCGCAGGCTGCAACCCCACGAAGTCCCCTTGAAGCACCAGGGTCCCCGCATCGTTCAGGAACCGTTCCTCTTCGGCGCTCAGGCGGAGGGGTTGCGCCCCCTGCTGCCGGTAGCGGTCCAGGATGTCCGGAGGGATAGGGGCCTGATTGGCCACCACCACGTCCGGGAGGCTGCCCAGGACGCTGGTGATCCAGTCCACGTGTTCCAGCAGGGAGAGGCCCTCCGTCTCACCCGGCTGGGTCATCAGGTTGGCCACGTAGATCTTCGGCGCCGCCGCCGCCCGGACTTCCAGAGCGACCTTTTCCAGCAACAGGTTGGGAAGGATGCTGGTGAAGAGGCTCCCGGGGCCCAGGACGATGATCTCCGCCCCCCGAATCGCCTGCAAAACCTCCGACAGGGGTTCCGCATGACGGGGTTCCAGCCAGAGGCGGTTCAGCTCGCTCCCGTGTGCGGAAACGTCCAGCTCCCCCTTCACGCGAAGGCCCGAGTTCGTCTCCCCCACCAGGACCACCGACTCCGTGGTGACGGGGAGGACCTTCCCCCGGATGGCCAAGAGCTTGTTCAGCTCCTCCACCGCCCGCTGGAAGTCCCCCGCCAGCTCCGTGGTGGCCAGGAGGATCAGGTTGCCCAGGCTGTGCCCCGCCAGTTCCCCCCGATCGAACCGGAAGGACAGGATCCGCTGCAGGGCGTTGTCGTTCTCCGCCAAGGCCACCAGGCAGTTGCGCACGTCCCCGGGGGGCAGAACCCCCCACTCCTGACGAAGGCGCCCGGAGCTGCCTCCCTCATCTGTGACCGTGACCACCGCCGTCAGGTTCCGGGTGAATCCCTTGAGCCCGGAAAGCAGGGTGGAGAGCCCCGTACCCCCCCCGATGGCCACGATGCGCGGCCCCATGGAGAGTCGGTACTCGATGGCGCTTGCCATCACATCCTGCCTTCTCGCCCCTCCGGTTCGGGTTCCCCTCTCCCGTTCCAGGAGGAGGCGGGTTCCCCACGCCGCAAAGGCTCCCGCAAAAAAACCCAGCCCCGCACCCAGAAGGGGATCCATCACCCTACGGATTCCTTGTCCATATCTCGATGGCAGAGGTTCACGTCGTAGCCTTCCGAGCGAAGGGCCTGGTACAGGGACTCCGCAACCGCCACGGAACGATGACGTCCCCCCGTGCATCCCACCGCCAGATGCAGGCGCATCCTCCCCGTCTGCCGGTACAGGGGAAGGACGAAGCGGACCAAGCCCCCTGTCAGCTCCAGAAAACGGTTCATTTCCGGAAGAGGGGCCAAATAGGCCTGAACCTCCCGGTCCACACCGGAAAGGGAACACAGGTCCGGTTCGTAATTCGGGTTCGGGAGGAAACGGACGTCGAAGACCAGATCCGCATCCTGGGGAAGGCCGTACTTGAAACCGAAGGAGGTCAACCGGACGAGAAAGGAGGCGGGGGTCAACCCCAGATCCTCCAGCAAACGCTGGCGGAGGACGTGATGCTGCAGATCCGAGGTGTCCAGGATCACGTCCGCCAAGGATCGAAGCCGCTGGAGAAGCTGTCTTTCCCTTTGGATTCCCTCCAGGGGAGTCCCGTCGGACCCGACGGGGTGTTTGCGCCGCGTGGTCTCGAAGCGTCGCACCAGGGCCGAATCAGAGGCGTCCAGGAAGACCAGGGTCAGGGAGTCCAGGTGTCTCCTCAGGGTTCCCAGCACCACTTCCAGATCGTCCAACAGGTGCTCCCCCCGCACGTCCACCACCGCCGCGATGCCCTGGGTCACCGCAGAGTGGTGCCCTCCCAAAACGTCCAGGAGCTGAGGGAGGAGCGCCGGCGGAAGGTTGTCGATGGCATAAAACCCCTGGTCCTCCAGGATCCGGAGCGCCGTGGTCTTCCCGCTTCCGGAGAGCCCGGTGAGGATGATGCCCCGTCGCACCTGGGTGGGCAAAGGTTCGTTCAACGGATCCACCTCCTCCTGCGGTTCGGTCGGTTCCACGAAAAACGGTCAGTGGGCGTGAGTTCCTCCACACTCCGAGGCCATCCCTGCAAGGGTCTCCACCCCATGACGCAGCCCCGGGACGATGGCCTCGAAGCACTGACGGGCTCCCCGCTCGCTGCCGGGGAAGGCCACCACCAGCGTGGTCCCCCGCGTCACCGCCAACCCTCGGGTGAGGAAAGCCCGGGGCGTATGAGCCAGGGTCCGAAGCCGCATGGTCTCCCCGAACCCGGGAACGACCCGGTCCGCCAACTCCAGCAGCGCCTCGGGGGTCCGGTCCCGAGGACCGATCCCCGTCCCCCCGGTGCACAGCACCAGGTGAAGCCGCTCCTGCTCACACCAGCGTACCACCGTATCTCGAATCCGGCCCGGATCGTCGGGGACCACCTCCCGCTGCAGGACCACCGCCCCCTGGGCTTCCACCAGTTCGGCCAAGGCGGGACCTGCCGTGTCCTCCCGTTCCCCCCGAGCCCCCTTGTCGCTGATGGTGAGCACCCCGGCTCGAAGGCACGGCCAGAGCTCCACATCGCAGGAGATGGAGGCAAACCCCGGGCTCTTCAGCTCCAGGGCCCCGTCCCCCACCCCCTCGGGCATCCGTAGGAGGCACTGCCCCCCCGCCAGGGCCAGGAAATCCCCCGGTGCCGGAGAGGCGTAGGGAGCCAGGGTGAGAAAGAGCCGTCCCTCTCCCTCTACCCCGGCCTGTCCCGGGGCAAGAAGGCTCACTTGCCGGGGAGACCCGTTGCAGAGCGTCCTGCCCTGGCGATCCCGGTGCAAGTAAGCAAGGGGCAGCTCCTGCCCCTGCTCTCCGTCGAAGAGCCTCAGGAGGCGCATGATTCGGCCGCCTCTCCAGAAAACGGAGCGCCCTCTCCATCGCAGCTCCAAGTTCCGCTCTTCCCGCCGGTCTTTCTCAGGAGGCGGATCGATTCCAGCACCATCCCCTTGTCCAGCCCCTTGCACATGTCGTAAAGGGTCAGGGCGGCAACGGAGACCGCCATGAGGGCTTCCATCTCCACCCCCGTGGCTTCCGTGGCCACGGAGTGGGAAAGGATGCGGACGGAGCATCGATGGGGAACCAGCTCGCAGCGCACCTCCACCTGGTCCAGCCTCAGGGGGTGGCAAAGGGGGATCAGGGACCAGGTCTGCTTTGCCCCTTGAATTCCCGCCAGCTCCGCCACGGGGAAGGGATCCCCTTTCTTCAGGGTGTGGCCCTGCAGGGCTTCCAGGATGGGAACCGTGACGCGAACCCACCCCTCTGCCCAGGCCTCTCGAAGATTGGGAGCCTTCCCGCTCAC
The sequence above is drawn from the Aminomonas paucivorans DSM 12260 genome and encodes:
- a CDS encoding gluconeogenesis factor YvcK family protein, whose product is MDPLLGAGLGFFAGAFAAWGTRLLLERERGTRTGGARRQDVMASAIEYRLSMGPRIVAIGGGTGLSTLLSGLKGFTRNLTAVVTVTDEGGSSGRLRQEWGVLPPGDVRNCLVALAENDNALQRILSFRFDRGELAGHSLGNLILLATTELAGDFQRAVEELNKLLAIRGKVLPVTTESVVLVGETNSGLRVKGELDVSAHGSELNRLWLEPRHAEPLSEVLQAIRGAEIIVLGPGSLFTSILPNLLLEKVALEVRAAAAPKIYVANLMTQPGETEGLSLLEHVDWITSVLGSLPDVVVANQAPIPPDILDRYRQQGAQPLRLSAEEERFLNDAGTLVLQGDFVGLQPAGGYLRHHTQRLSEALVRFSRDAKEGGSWRT
- the rapZ gene encoding RNase adapter RapZ; amino-acid sequence: MNEPLPTQVRRGIILTGLSGSGKTTALRILEDQGFYAIDNLPPALLPQLLDVLGGHHSAVTQGIAAVVDVRGEHLLDDLEVVLGTLRRHLDSLTLVFLDASDSALVRRFETTRRKHPVGSDGTPLEGIQRERQLLQRLRSLADVILDTSDLQHHVLRQRLLEDLGLTPASFLVRLTSFGFKYGLPQDADLVFDVRFLPNPNYEPDLCSLSGVDREVQAYLAPLPEMNRFLELTGGLVRFVLPLYRQTGRMRLHLAVGCTGGRHRSVAVAESLYQALRSEGYDVNLCHRDMDKESVG
- a CDS encoding MogA/MoaB family molybdenum cofactor biosynthesis protein; the protein is MRLLRLFDGEQGQELPLAYLHRDRQGRTLCNGSPRQVSLLAPGQAGVEGEGRLFLTLAPYASPAPGDFLALAGGQCLLRMPEGVGDGALELKSPGFASISCDVELWPCLRAGVLTISDKGARGEREDTAGPALAELVEAQGAVVLQREVVPDDPGRIRDTVVRWCEQERLHLVLCTGGTGIGPRDRTPEALLELADRVVPGFGETMRLRTLAHTPRAFLTRGLAVTRGTTLVVAFPGSERGARQCFEAIVPGLRHGVETLAGMASECGGTHAH
- the moaC gene encoding cyclic pyranopterin monophosphate synthase MoaC, which translates into the protein MWTHFDEEGRPQMVDVSGKAPNLREAWAEGWVRVTVPILEALQGHTLKKGDPFPVAELAGIQGAKQTWSLIPLCHPLRLDQVEVRCELVPHRCSVRILSHSVATEATGVEMEALMAVSVAALTLYDMCKGLDKGMVLESIRLLRKTGGKSGTWSCDGEGAPFSGEAAESCAS